The following are from one region of the Lytechinus pictus isolate F3 Inbred chromosome 4, Lp3.0, whole genome shotgun sequence genome:
- the LOC129259014 gene encoding uncharacterized protein LOC129259014, giving the protein MAEATSQKQNGSTPSVQIPNGPQTRTILWCVPRSCSTALTKCLSFCKETEVWFEPYTYCKATTDTVREVLGLHLPHRYKGNEEKFRQAGDLFDKICHCKVRPEYLSFASIGKFLESSSERHVFVKDMAYAITPNEYNFLPAGYKHAFLIRHPLRVFRSWRKAMFAQHSALGLLKGEAAVEETYDLERDCPYLNSGGLMFKDTYDIWKYVCENLDSDPIVIDGDDLLSKPAKVLPKFCEAIGFPYDESLLSWDASAEITKSWKLPADGLVGNLAHLYGTAILSGEFLEASQPPSRDEVTADVLRCSDEIMKYYEEMYEARTK; this is encoded by the exons ATGGCAGAGGCTACTTCGCAAAAGCAAAACGGATCGACTCCAAGCGTCCAAATCCCGAATGGGCCGCAGACTCGCACCATCCTGTGGTGTGTACCACGTTCTTGTTCCACCGCCCTCACCAAATGCCTGAGCTTTTGCAAAGAGACCGAGGTGTGGTTCGAACCCTACACCTACTGCAAGGCAACAACCGACACAGTGAGGGAGGTATTAGGCCTTCACCTACCCCATCGATACAAGGGTAATGAAGAAAAGTTTAGGCAAGCTGGTGATCTATTCGACAAGATTTGCCACTGTAAAGTCAGACCGGAGTATTTATC GTTTGCTTCGATTGGTAAATTCTTGGAAAGCTCCAGCGAACGTCATGTATTTGTCAAGGACATGGCATACGCTATCACGCCGAATGAATACAATTTTCTTCCTGCCGGTTACAAACACGCTTTCCTCATTCGTCACCCACTTCGAGTGTTTCGTTCGTGGCGGAAGGCAATGTTCGCTCAACATTCGGCTCTAGGTCTACTGAAGGGTGAGGCCGCGGTAGAGGAGACGTACGACCTCGAGCGTGATTGTCCATATTTAAACTCGGGTGGCCttatgttcaaggatacttacGACATATGGAAGTACGTCTGCGAAAATCTGGACAGCGATCCGATTGTCATCGACGGCGACGATCTGCTGTCGAAGCCAGCAAAAGTGTTGCCGAAGTTCTGCGAAGCGATTGGGTTTCCTTACGACGAGTCGCTATTGTCGTGGGACGCTTCTGCCGAAATTACGAAAAGCTGGAAGCTCCCGGCTGATGGGCTTGTTGGAAATCTGGCCCATTTATATGGGACGGCCATTTTGAGTGGGGAGTTTCTGGAGGCGAGTCAACCGCCCTCTCGTGACGAGGTTACCGCTGACGTCCTGAGATGTAGCGATgagataatgaaatattatgaagAGATGTACGAAGCCCGCACAAAGTAG